ATTTGACGATTCCCATGCTTCCGTTCCTCTCCCCTTACACCCCTTCGTACAGTTCGATGCGACTGCCCGGGGCCAGAGTAACAACCGCCTTCTTCCAGGATTTCCGCCGGCCCAGGATTTTTCCCGTGCGCTTGCGTTTTCCCTCGATATTCAGGACATTTACGTTCAGAACCTTCACCTTGAACAATTTCTCGATGGCCTGGGTGATCTCGATCTTGTTTGCCCTCGGATCCACTTCAAAAACATACTTGTTGGCCTCTTCCTTTGCGACGGTGCTCTTCTCCGTCAGGATGGCCTTCTTGACGATTTCATAGTGTTCCATTATGAAAGCAGCGCCCCCTCTATCTTCTTAACGGAAGGCTCCAGCAGAACCACATGCTGGTACTTCAGGATATCGTACACGTTCAGACCTTCCGAACGGATCATCTTGATCTCCGGGATATTCCGGGATGACTTCTCAAGGACCACATTGGCCTGATCCAGGACAAACAGGGCCGTCTTCAGACCGAGACGGTCAACGACCGCCTGGAACTTTTTCGTCTTGATCTCCCCCAGAGGAAAATCATTCAGAACGATAATCTTTTCTTCTCGGATTTTCAGGCTCAGAGCTGACCGAAGAGCGGCTCGGCGCATCTTCTTGGGCATCTTGAAGGAATAATCCCGCGGGTGGGGACCGAAAACGACGCCACCTTTCCTCCATATAGGGGAGCGAATATTTCCCACGCGGGCTCGCCCCGTGCCCTTCTGGCGCCAAAGCTTGCGGCTGCTTCCATGGACATCGCTCCGCTCCTTGGTCGACGCCGTACCGCTGCGACGGGCGGCCATCTGCATCCTCACCACATCATGAAGAAGAGCCTCGTTGACATCCGCACCGAAAACAGCGTCATTCAACTCAAGCTCCGAGACCTTCTTGAAATCTATATCGTACACATTCACCAGCGGCATGGTTTCACCCCGGAACCGGCTAACTCGCCAATT
Above is a window of Syntrophaceae bacterium DNA encoding:
- the rplD gene encoding 50S ribosomal protein L4, which codes for MPLVNVYDIDFKKVSELELNDAVFGADVNEALLHDVVRMQMAARRSGTASTKERSDVHGSSRKLWRQKGTGRARVGNIRSPIWRKGGVVFGPHPRDYSFKMPKKMRRAALRSALSLKIREEKIIVLNDFPLGEIKTKKFQAVVDRLGLKTALFVLDQANVVLEKSSRNIPEIKMIRSEGLNVYDILKYQHVVLLEPSVKKIEGALLS
- the rplW gene encoding 50S ribosomal protein L23 encodes the protein MEHYEIVKKAILTEKSTVAKEEANKYVFEVDPRANKIEITQAIEKLFKVKVLNVNVLNIEGKRKRTGKILGRRKSWKKAVVTLAPGSRIELYEGV